In a genomic window of Streptomyces sp. SJL17-4:
- a CDS encoding alpha/beta hydrolase — translation MTTTDAPRPDALPPDPLTPAARALCDAMSAGFPRPEAGAEALRAAARAHLGELPPARETSANGVPVRLYEGREDLVVVFAHGGGWVLCDLDTHDRTCRALASRTGATVVSVDYRRAPEHRFPAAEDDVCTALGWAADRYPGRPLVLAGDSSGGNLAAAAALRARDGGGPPLTGQLLVYPALDHRLEGRSAHDFAEGYFHTTAHMRWYWRQYVGPDGDPAAASPALAPDLTGLPPALLVLADCDPLRDEGLAYARRLSAAGVRAEVHLHTGVFHGFLGGTGLLPEADAALDGAAAWLRTVPR, via the coding sequence ATGACGACGACCGACGCGCCGCGCCCCGACGCGCTGCCCCCCGACCCGCTCACCCCGGCGGCCCGCGCCCTCTGCGACGCGATGTCGGCGGGCTTCCCGCGCCCGGAGGCGGGCGCGGAGGCCCTGCGGGCGGCGGCCAGGGCGCACCTGGGCGAGCTCCCACCGGCACGGGAGACCTCGGCGAACGGCGTTCCCGTCCGCCTCTACGAAGGTCGCGAGGACCTGGTCGTCGTCTTCGCCCATGGCGGCGGCTGGGTCCTGTGCGATCTGGACACCCATGACCGTACGTGCCGCGCGCTGGCCTCCCGTACCGGCGCGACCGTCGTCTCCGTCGACTACCGGCGCGCACCCGAGCACCGCTTCCCGGCGGCCGAGGACGACGTGTGTACGGCCCTGGGGTGGGCGGCCGACCGATATCCGGGGCGCCCGCTGGTCCTGGCGGGCGACAGCAGCGGCGGGAACCTGGCCGCGGCGGCGGCCCTGCGCGCCCGTGATGGCGGTGGGCCGCCACTGACCGGCCAGCTCCTGGTCTACCCGGCGCTGGACCACAGACTGGAGGGACGGTCGGCCCACGACTTCGCGGAGGGCTACTTCCACACGACGGCCCACATGCGCTGGTACTGGCGGCAGTACGTGGGCCCGGACGGCGACCCGGCCGCGGCCTCCCCCGCCCTGGCCCCCGACCTCACCGGTCTGCCCCCGGCCCTCCTCGTCCTCGCCGACTGCGACCCCCTGCGCGACGAGGGCCTCGCCTACGCCCGCCGCCTCTCCGCCGCCGGCGTCCGGGCAGAGGTCCACCTGCACACGGGCGTGTTCCACGGCTTCCTCGGCGGCACGGGCCTCCTGCCGGAGGCGGACGCGGCGCTCGACGGGGCGGCGGCCTGGCTGAGAACCGTACCCCGGTGA
- a CDS encoding SDR family NAD(P)-dependent oxidoreductase, which yields MSALSGKTVIVTGAARGQGAAEARLLVAAGARVVLTDVREEEGRSVAADLGGAAVFVRHDVTSADDWRTVTDTAVATYGGIDGLVNNAALWRTAPVESETYENFELLLRVNLLAPFLGIQAVLPALRAAGGGSIVNVSSTAGRVGVPGHAAYGAGKFGLRGLSRSAARDLAPYGVRVNSVHPGAVDTPMTAAVADRDWTHVPLGQRWAARRRPESWSSSCCRRRRRT from the coding sequence GTGAGCGCCCTCTCCGGCAAGACCGTGATCGTGACGGGCGCGGCGCGCGGCCAGGGCGCCGCCGAGGCCCGGCTCCTGGTGGCGGCCGGGGCGCGGGTGGTCCTCACCGACGTCCGGGAGGAGGAGGGCCGGTCGGTGGCGGCGGACCTCGGCGGGGCGGCGGTCTTCGTCCGTCACGACGTGACGTCGGCGGACGACTGGCGGACCGTGACGGACACGGCGGTCGCCACGTACGGCGGGATCGACGGACTCGTCAACAACGCGGCCCTCTGGCGGACGGCGCCGGTGGAATCGGAGACGTACGAGAACTTCGAACTCCTGCTCCGGGTCAATCTGTTGGCGCCGTTCCTCGGCATCCAGGCCGTGCTGCCCGCGCTCCGCGCGGCGGGCGGCGGCTCGATCGTGAACGTGTCGTCCACGGCCGGCCGCGTCGGCGTCCCCGGCCACGCGGCGTACGGGGCGGGCAAGTTCGGCCTGCGCGGCCTCAGCCGTTCGGCGGCGCGCGACCTCGCCCCGTACGGCGTCCGGGTCAACTCGGTGCATCCGGGCGCCGTCGACACCCCCATGACGGCGGCGGTCGCGGACCGGGACTGGACCCACGTACCGCTCGGCCAAAGATGGGCCGCCCGGAGGAGGCCGGAGAGCTGGTCCTCTTCCTGCTGTCGGAGGCGTCGTCGTACGTGA
- a CDS encoding LLM class flavin-dependent oxidoreductase, which produces MKFSMIFEAQLVDPTPAREHRVIHDCVEQAVLAEEMGFDRIWAVEHHSLTQYAHMSASEIFLAWVAARTHTIRVGHGVVTMPFGYQHPVRVAERAAMLDVLSGGRVDIGAGRGATRQEMRMFGVRPEDTRPQTEEALRIFAAAWREPEFEWHGSLDIGPGAVLPHPVQHPHPPLFMACSQHASLRQAAELGIGALVMGFAGADDVRAMRTVYDEALATRDGSRFVSTEVNDHFSALCPTVVLDDADRALRLGTRGQRFFAESIAHWYGGAPAPTGYAEDEDHAGALARERDELIARLHEANVPARPVDTGTYNTDHAYGDAATAIAYVERLREIGVDEVMCLIQMGTVPQEVCLETIRQWGTKVIPHFRAPDAAA; this is translated from the coding sequence GTGAAGTTCTCCATGATCTTCGAAGCACAGCTCGTCGACCCAACCCCCGCACGCGAGCACCGCGTCATCCACGACTGCGTCGAACAGGCCGTCCTCGCCGAGGAGATGGGCTTCGACCGGATCTGGGCGGTCGAACACCATTCCCTCACCCAGTACGCCCACATGAGCGCGTCAGAGATCTTCCTGGCCTGGGTCGCCGCCCGCACCCACACCATCCGCGTCGGCCACGGCGTGGTCACCATGCCCTTCGGCTACCAGCACCCCGTCCGGGTCGCCGAACGCGCCGCCATGCTCGACGTGCTCTCCGGAGGCCGGGTCGACATCGGCGCCGGGCGGGGCGCCACCCGCCAGGAGATGCGGATGTTCGGGGTGCGCCCCGAGGACACCCGGCCGCAGACCGAGGAGGCCCTGCGGATCTTCGCCGCCGCGTGGCGCGAGCCGGAGTTCGAGTGGCACGGCTCGCTCGACATCGGGCCCGGAGCGGTCCTGCCCCACCCGGTCCAGCACCCGCACCCGCCGCTCTTCATGGCCTGTTCGCAGCACGCGTCGCTCCGGCAGGCGGCCGAACTCGGCATCGGCGCCCTGGTGATGGGGTTCGCGGGCGCCGACGACGTCCGCGCGATGCGCACGGTGTACGACGAGGCCCTCGCCACGCGGGACGGGTCGCGGTTCGTCTCCACCGAGGTCAACGACCACTTCTCCGCCCTCTGCCCGACCGTCGTCCTGGACGACGCCGACCGCGCGCTCCGGCTCGGCACCCGCGGCCAGCGCTTCTTCGCCGAGTCGATCGCCCACTGGTACGGGGGCGCGCCCGCGCCGACCGGCTACGCGGAGGACGAGGACCACGCCGGCGCCCTCGCCCGCGAACGGGACGAGCTGATCGCCCGGCTGCACGAGGCGAACGTCCCCGCCCGGCCGGTGGACACCGGCACCTACAACACCGACCACGCGTACGGGGACGCCGCCACGGCGATCGCGTACGTCGAACGGCTCCGGGAGATCGGCGTCGACGAGGTGATGTGCCTGATCCAGATGGGAACCGTGCCGCAGGAGGTCTGCCTGGAGACCATCCGCCAGTGGGGCACGAAGGTCATCCCGCACTTCCGCGCACCGGACGCCGCCGCGTGA
- a CDS encoding helix-turn-helix transcriptional regulator produces the protein MDEKTEGAPELPGLPATSWAVLGLLSHERELSGYDIKKWSDRSLGLFYWSPSFSQIYSELKRLEKAGFADSRLVAPEAGSRDKRVYLITGEGLAAVRLWARTAPLDPPVLKHGPMLRLWLGHLLEPERMREILAAHRAYAEGMRRRAEADAADASADEAWTYPRLTLRWAERYYTAERDLADAMLADIEELEGEHPWH, from the coding sequence GTGGACGAGAAGACGGAGGGGGCTCCGGAGCTGCCCGGGCTTCCGGCGACCAGCTGGGCGGTGCTCGGACTGCTCTCCCACGAGCGGGAGTTGTCCGGCTACGACATCAAGAAGTGGTCCGACCGGTCGCTGGGGCTCTTCTACTGGAGCCCGTCGTTCAGCCAGATCTACAGCGAGCTCAAGCGTCTGGAGAAGGCCGGGTTCGCCGACTCGCGCCTGGTCGCCCCGGAGGCCGGCTCGCGCGACAAACGCGTCTACCTGATCACCGGCGAGGGCCTCGCCGCCGTACGGCTCTGGGCCCGCACCGCCCCGCTCGACCCGCCGGTCCTCAAGCACGGGCCGATGCTCCGGCTCTGGCTCGGCCACCTCCTCGAACCCGAGCGGATGCGGGAGATCCTGGCCGCGCACCGCGCGTACGCCGAGGGCATGCGGCGGCGCGCCGAGGCCGACGCGGCGGACGCGTCGGCGGACGAGGCATGGACGTACCCCCGGCTCACCCTCAGATGGGCCGAGCGGTACTACACCGCCGAGCGCGACCTGGCCGACGCCATGCTCGCGGACATCGAAGAGCTGGAGGGGGAACACCCATGGCACTGA
- a CDS encoding VWA domain-containing protein, which yields MALSLRKVEETAPALVSLYKQAGESLRRHGIDGQRVAVYLVVDYSGSMKPYYAGGAVQALADRVLGLSAQLDDDGRVPVVFFSTDIDAETEIRLDDHAGRIDRIVAGLGHMGKTSYHLAMDAVIDHYLDSGSTAPALVVFQTDGGPINKLAAERYVCKAARLPIFWQFIGFGDPGSRQFDFLRRLDELDVPTKRPVDNSGFFHAGQDPSRIADAELYDRLVAEFPVWLAAARRQGIVRP from the coding sequence ATGGCACTGAGCCTGCGGAAGGTCGAGGAGACCGCGCCCGCGCTGGTGAGTCTCTACAAGCAGGCGGGGGAGTCGCTGCGACGGCACGGGATCGACGGGCAGCGCGTCGCCGTCTACCTCGTCGTCGACTACTCGGGGTCGATGAAGCCGTACTACGCCGGCGGCGCCGTCCAGGCCCTGGCCGACCGGGTGCTGGGGCTCTCCGCGCAGCTCGACGACGACGGGCGGGTGCCCGTCGTCTTCTTCTCCACCGACATCGACGCCGAGACCGAGATCCGGCTCGACGACCACGCCGGCCGGATCGACCGGATCGTCGCCGGGCTCGGGCACATGGGAAAGACCAGCTACCACCTGGCCATGGACGCCGTCATCGACCACTACCTCGACAGCGGCTCCACCGCGCCCGCGCTCGTCGTGTTCCAGACCGACGGCGGGCCGATCAACAAGCTCGCGGCCGAGCGGTACGTGTGCAAGGCGGCCCGGCTGCCGATCTTCTGGCAGTTCATCGGCTTCGGCGACCCCGGAAGCCGGCAGTTCGACTTCCTGCGCCGACTCGACGAGCTCGACGTGCCGACGAAGCGACCCGTCGACAACTCCGGGTTCTTCCACGCGGGTCAGGACCCGAGCCGGATCGCGGACGCGGAGCTGTACGACAGGCTCGTCGCCGAGTTCCCGGTGTGGCTCGCGGCGGCGCGGCGGCAGGGAATCGTCCGCCCGTGA
- a CDS encoding VOC family protein → MTSLVRHVTIDCTDAYALATFWAQALDSKVSPDDAPGDEEALVETPGAALLFIQVPEAKAVKNRVHLDLQPQDRTRDEEVERLLGLGATLLDDRRNPDGTGWATLGDPNTSDYQF, encoded by the coding sequence ATGACCTCTCTCGTACGACACGTCACCATCGACTGCACCGACGCCTACGCCCTCGCCACCTTCTGGGCGCAGGCCCTGGACTCCAAGGTCTCCCCCGACGACGCGCCGGGAGACGAGGAGGCGCTGGTCGAGACGCCCGGGGCCGCCCTCCTCTTCATCCAGGTCCCCGAGGCGAAGGCGGTCAAGAACCGCGTCCACCTCGACCTCCAGCCGCAGGACCGCACCCGTGACGAGGAGGTCGAGCGGCTGCTCGGCCTCGGCGCGACCCTCCTCGACGACCGTCGGAACCCGGACGGCACCGGCTGGGCGACCCTGGGCGACCCCAACACCTCTGACTACCAGTTCTGA
- a CDS encoding winged helix-turn-helix domain-containing protein has translation MDYGPDDEIERDAPEPPFHQLAGILRARIARGDWKPRRPIPSETRLCEEYELSRPTVRRAIAALVNDGLVFVVPQRGTYVAEPAGSGSGTDDQADA, from the coding sequence ATGGATTACGGCCCAGATGACGAGATCGAGCGGGACGCACCCGAGCCCCCGTTTCACCAGCTAGCGGGCATCCTGCGTGCGCGTATTGCTCGGGGTGACTGGAAGCCGCGCCGCCCCATCCCGTCAGAGACCCGTCTGTGTGAGGAGTACGAGCTGTCCCGTCCAACGGTTCGGCGGGCGATTGCCGCCTTGGTGAACGATGGACTCGTGTTCGTTGTGCCGCAGCGAGGGACGTACGTTGCTGAGCCCGCCGGCTCGGGCAGCGGGACCGACGACCAGGCCGACGCGTAG
- a CDS encoding methyltransferase domain-containing protein: MTTPKLVASERIALRDLLGAVNDDMGAPVTPEWERAAWNVPRSAFVPERIFLGDALEPCNRADAPETWLRAVYANDSVVTQINDGQDPDDGERWASSSASAPSIVFRMLHMLDVHEGHRVLEIGTGTGWHAGLLAHVAGPGNVTTVEVDPALAREAGERLRKEGVTAAVVTRDGAEGYTDNAPYDRLVATCSVRSVPRPWVDQVKPGGVILTPWESPWVCYGLLRMTVDDSGSASGPFSPHSAFMLMRGQRTDLRIFRDVVRDDHQPDESTTTLPPWRVAGDDLDAQFAMGLQLRDVWWTWHDNPDVEGVASRLWVATTDATSWAAVDWDGKSDDRFTVWQYGPRKLWNEVEAAHAWWLRHDRPGPVRFGLTVTATGESAWLDSPDQHVL; encoded by the coding sequence GTGACGACACCGAAACTCGTCGCGTCCGAGCGAATCGCCCTGCGCGATCTGCTCGGCGCGGTGAACGACGACATGGGCGCGCCGGTGACGCCCGAGTGGGAGCGTGCCGCATGGAATGTTCCCCGGTCCGCGTTCGTTCCCGAGCGCATCTTTCTGGGTGATGCACTGGAGCCGTGTAACCGGGCGGACGCCCCCGAAACGTGGCTCCGCGCGGTCTACGCCAATGATTCCGTCGTGACGCAAATCAACGACGGCCAGGACCCCGACGACGGCGAGCGGTGGGCGTCTTCGTCCGCGAGCGCCCCGAGCATCGTGTTCCGGATGCTGCACATGCTCGACGTGCACGAGGGACACAGGGTCCTGGAGATCGGCACCGGAACAGGGTGGCACGCGGGTCTTCTGGCCCATGTCGCCGGCCCGGGGAACGTGACGACCGTGGAAGTCGACCCCGCGTTGGCGAGGGAAGCCGGGGAACGTCTACGAAAAGAGGGCGTCACCGCTGCTGTGGTGACCAGGGACGGGGCCGAGGGGTACACGGACAACGCGCCGTATGACCGACTCGTGGCGACGTGCTCCGTGCGGTCTGTCCCGCGTCCGTGGGTCGACCAGGTGAAGCCCGGGGGCGTCATCCTCACCCCGTGGGAAAGTCCGTGGGTCTGCTACGGGCTGCTCCGCATGACCGTGGACGACAGCGGAAGCGCGTCGGGCCCGTTCTCGCCGCACTCCGCGTTCATGCTCATGAGGGGCCAGCGCACAGACCTGCGGATCTTCCGTGACGTGGTGCGTGACGACCACCAGCCCGACGAGTCGACTACCACCCTTCCACCGTGGCGGGTGGCTGGCGACGATCTCGATGCGCAGTTCGCCATGGGGCTACAGCTCCGTGACGTGTGGTGGACGTGGCACGACAATCCCGACGTGGAAGGGGTGGCGTCCCGACTGTGGGTCGCCACTACCGACGCCACGTCGTGGGCAGCCGTGGACTGGGACGGGAAGTCAGACGACCGGTTCACCGTGTGGCAGTACGGCCCGCGCAAACTGTGGAACGAAGTTGAAGCCGCGCACGCCTGGTGGCTGCGGCACGACCGCCCCGGCCCGGTGCGGTTCGGACTGACAGTGACCGCAACGGGCGAGTCCGCATGGCTGGACAGTCCCGATCAGCACGTCCTCTGA
- a CDS encoding helix-turn-helix transcriptional regulator, whose amino-acid sequence MAVSASSSAQQARQALAKRLADLCRDAGLTGLDLAERCGWSRSKSSRIMNAKTPPSADDIRAWCQACGAEDQTEDLIASLRNAEGMWVNWRRMERAGLKQAQEARLPLYQRTRRFRSYSSWLVPGMIQTQPYTTAALHAIQRRRGLVDDVADAVAARMERQRVLYEGDRRFAFLVEESVLRAGIGGAEVMSGQLGHLISIASLPNVSLGVVPMRPDRERWPAEGFWIYDTAQVNVELISGYLTITQPSEVAMYAETFAELAALAVYGAAARALITSALDALG is encoded by the coding sequence ATGGCTGTCTCTGCATCTTCCAGCGCCCAGCAGGCCCGGCAGGCTCTTGCGAAACGTCTCGCGGATCTCTGCCGGGATGCTGGGCTGACCGGTCTTGACCTGGCTGAGCGCTGCGGGTGGAGCCGGTCCAAGTCGTCCCGGATCATGAACGCCAAGACGCCCCCGTCCGCTGACGACATTCGGGCCTGGTGTCAGGCGTGCGGTGCCGAGGACCAGACCGAGGACCTGATTGCCTCGCTGCGGAACGCAGAGGGCATGTGGGTCAACTGGCGCCGTATGGAGAGGGCCGGGCTCAAGCAGGCGCAGGAAGCGCGCTTGCCGCTCTATCAGCGGACCCGCCGTTTCCGGTCCTACTCGTCGTGGCTCGTACCCGGCATGATTCAGACGCAGCCGTACACCACGGCAGCGCTCCACGCGATTCAGCGGCGGCGCGGCCTGGTGGACGATGTGGCCGACGCCGTAGCCGCTCGCATGGAACGTCAGCGGGTGCTGTACGAAGGTGACCGGCGGTTTGCGTTCCTCGTTGAAGAGTCCGTGTTGCGGGCCGGAATCGGCGGCGCTGAGGTCATGTCCGGGCAGCTTGGTCACCTGATCTCGATTGCCTCACTTCCCAATGTCAGCTTGGGAGTTGTGCCCATGCGGCCCGATCGGGAGCGCTGGCCGGCTGAGGGGTTCTGGATCTACGACACGGCCCAAGTCAACGTCGAATTGATCTCCGGCTACCTCACGATCACGCAGCCCAGCGAGGTGGCCATGTATGCCGAGACGTTCGCGGAACTGGCGGCGCTGGCTGTCTACGGGGCCGCCGCTCGTGCGCTGATCACATCGGCGCTGGACGCTCTCGGATAA
- a CDS encoding DUF6879 family protein, translating into MATAVRECLAKAQRSAMHLEMRDSYMRDDPEFIRWQEGHRYDPADRESWWRSWLDVVAETTGRGVVMRRLRVVSEPLSDYVRYEYDGTFTNVAAGEEVRWLPRSRARDLLLPALDGWVMDEETVILHHFSGEGQWTGPRMEVVHDRALAAQYVSAYEAAWERAIPHAEYRPA; encoded by the coding sequence GTGGCAACAGCGGTACGTGAATGTCTCGCCAAGGCGCAGCGCTCGGCGATGCATCTTGAGATGCGGGACAGTTACATGCGGGACGACCCGGAGTTCATCCGTTGGCAGGAAGGGCACCGGTACGACCCAGCCGACCGTGAGTCGTGGTGGCGGTCGTGGCTGGACGTGGTGGCCGAGACGACCGGGCGTGGTGTCGTCATGCGCCGTCTGCGGGTGGTATCGGAGCCGCTGAGCGACTACGTCCGGTACGAGTACGACGGCACCTTTACGAACGTTGCAGCCGGCGAGGAAGTCCGTTGGCTGCCTCGCTCGCGGGCGCGTGATCTGCTGCTCCCCGCGCTGGACGGGTGGGTCATGGATGAGGAAACCGTGATTCTCCACCACTTCAGCGGCGAGGGTCAGTGGACCGGTCCACGCATGGAAGTCGTGCACGATCGGGCGTTGGCGGCGCAGTACGTCAGCGCGTATGAGGCAGCGTGGGAGCGTGCGATTCCTCACGCGGAGTACCGGCCCGCCTGA
- a CDS encoding phage terminase small subunit P27 family has translation MADPRRKKPALQVIREGNPGKRPVPQSAAVPPSELTEPDWRETFRSVSDPKQESVNSRCRAVASREWRRVVPVLKLAVGLGEVDTTVLMDYCISAARIDQCERELSENGLLVRGERGWQKNGATTIAGQYRAQLARYVRELGLSPSARTAITVPEPDHDDSDVWD, from the coding sequence TTGGCCGACCCACGGCGCAAGAAACCCGCGCTGCAAGTGATCAGGGAAGGCAACCCCGGAAAGCGCCCCGTGCCGCAAAGCGCAGCCGTACCGCCCTCGGAACTGACCGAGCCCGATTGGCGCGAGACCTTCCGCAGCGTGAGCGATCCGAAACAGGAATCGGTGAACTCCCGCTGCCGTGCAGTCGCCTCGCGCGAATGGCGACGCGTCGTTCCTGTGCTGAAACTCGCGGTTGGACTCGGCGAGGTAGACACCACTGTCCTTATGGACTACTGCATTTCTGCTGCGCGGATCGACCAATGCGAGCGGGAGCTATCCGAAAACGGCTTGCTCGTTCGGGGCGAGCGAGGATGGCAGAAGAACGGCGCTACCACCATCGCAGGCCAGTACCGGGCCCAACTCGCACGGTACGTGCGGGAGTTGGGCCTTTCGCCGAGCGCCCGCACCGCCATCACAGTCCCCGAGCCCGACCATGACGACTCGGACGTCTGGGACTGA
- a CDS encoding HNH endonuclease signature motif containing protein, which yields MQELGSAWCDWCLTDFPTADVDVDHVRPLSLGGEDVDGNVQILCHGCHALKTRTEFGSAR from the coding sequence GTGCAGGAACTGGGCTCGGCCTGGTGTGACTGGTGCCTGACCGACTTCCCCACGGCGGACGTGGACGTGGACCACGTGCGGCCCCTGTCCCTCGGTGGTGAAGACGTGGACGGCAACGTTCAGATCTTGTGCCACGGCTGCCATGCGCTCAAGACCCGTACCGAGTTCGGAAGCGCCCGTTAA